A single genomic interval of Amycolatopsis albispora harbors:
- a CDS encoding peroxidase-related enzyme (This protein belongs to a clade of uncharacterized proteins related to peroxidases such as the alkylhydroperoxidase AhpD.) — translation MSDDVSRFPVVEPAELPEDLRDRVGAIAEKSGFVPNIFRALGHRPAELRAFLDYHDALMDRSDGLSKAERELVVVATSGANHCTYCVVAHGAILRIRAKDPELADRVSSNPWQVELDERGRAIIDLALALARDSARFGEPELAAARAAGLTEDEIWDVGAITALFAMSNRLAHLTALRPNPEFFTMGR, via the coding sequence ATGAGCGATGACGTGAGCCGCTTTCCCGTGGTGGAACCGGCGGAACTGCCCGAGGACCTGCGTGACCGCGTCGGCGCGATCGCCGAAAAGTCCGGTTTTGTGCCGAACATCTTCCGCGCGCTGGGCCACCGCCCCGCCGAGCTGCGGGCTTTCCTCGACTACCACGACGCGCTGATGGACCGCTCGGACGGGCTCAGCAAGGCCGAACGCGAACTCGTCGTGGTCGCCACCTCCGGCGCCAACCACTGCACCTACTGCGTGGTGGCACACGGCGCGATCCTGCGCATCCGCGCGAAGGACCCCGAGCTGGCCGACCGGGTGTCCAGCAACCCGTGGCAGGTCGAACTGGACGAGCGCGGGCGCGCCATCATCGACCTGGCGCTCGCGCTGGCCCGCGATTCGGCGCGCTTCGGCGAGCCCGAACTCGCGGCGGCGCGGGCGGCCGGGCTCACCGAGGACGAGATCTGGGACGTCGGCGCCATCACCGCGCTGTTCGCCATGTCGAACCGGCTCGCGCACCTGACCGCGCTGCGCCCGAACCCCGAGTTCTTCACCATGGGCCGTTAG